CTCTCGCAGGACCCGACCAGTTCGCCGACGGTCTCGAGGTTCCCGGCGATCTCCTCGAGGCTCTCGGTCCGGCGGAAGTGATACACCGTCACTCCCGTCCGTCGCAACTGTGCGACGGTCTGGGCGTCGGTGGCGTTGGCGGCCAGCACGAGGTCGGGTTGCAGGCCGACGACGCGCTCGACAGTCCCGCCACCGCTGATGTTCCCCACGTCCTCACGGCCGTCGAGATAGGCGGTGTACTGGTTCTTCTGCATCCCGACGACCCGGTCCCGTGCACCGACCTCCCAGAGCAGTTGCGCGTCGCTGGGCTGGAGCGCGACGATCCGCTCGGGACGCTCCGCGAGCTCGACGGCGGTCCCCGTCCCGTCCGTCCGCGTCACCGGGAACGAACAGTCGTCCTGTGCCGCGTGGGCCGCGACGTCGTTCGGTTCGGCTGCCGGCTCAGCGTCCACCAGATCGCCGTTCGCCGCGTCGACGCTCGACGCGTCACCTGTCGCCGGACCGACGGCCACGGCACCGGCGACGGCCAGTACGGCGGCCGCGAGCAAGAGTACGCGTGCGTTCATCGTGGTCAGGCTGGGACCGTATCCAATAAGTATTTGCCTACTGCAATCCAGGTTGGAAACTATGCACACGGGCGCGCGGACCGTCTACTGGTCGGCCTGCCTGTCCGTCCTCCTCGTGGCTGTCACCCTCGCGAGCGCCACGGTCGGCCCCGTCGACATCGCCGCCGTCACCGTCGCGAAGGCGACGCTCAACGCCGTCGGGATCCCCGCCGGCCTCTCCGTCTCAATCGAGGCCGCCGGGATCTTCGGTGCGTCCGTTCCGGTGCCCGTCCCCGACGTGTCGTATTTCTACCCGTTCTCGCTGACGATTCCCGAGACCAGCGAGATCATCGTCCGCCAGGTGCGCCTCCCCCGGATCGCGCTGGCGGCCGTCGTCGGGTTCGCACTGGCCTCGGCGGGCGCCGTCATGCAGGGCTTCTTCCGGAACCCGATGGCCGATCCGTCGATCATCGGCGTCTCCTCTGGCGCGGCGGTCGGCGCCGTCGCGACCATCGCCTTCCCGCTCGCGATCCCGTTCGGCCTCCGGCCCGCCGCCTTCGTCGGCGCGATCGTGGCCGCCTTCGGCGTCTACCTGATCGCCAGCGAGGGCGGTCGAACGCCGGTGGCGACGCTCCTGCTCGCCGGGGTCGCCGTCCAGACGCTGCTGGGCGCGATGGTCTCCTACATGCTCTTGCACTCCGGCCGCAGCCTCCGTGAGGCCGTCTACTGGCTGATGGGCCAGCTCTCGAACTCCACGTGGGCCGAAGTCGAGGTGACGCTCCCGCTCGCCGTCCTCTCCTTCCTCGTCCTCTACGCATACGCGGGTGACCTGAACGTCCTCCTGCTCGGCGAGACCGACGCGCAGACGCTCGGCATCGAAGTCGAGCGAACCAAACGAATCCTGCTCGCCGTCGCCAGCGTCATCACCGCCGCCGCGGTGGCCGTCGCCGGCGTCATCGGTTTCGTCGGCCTGATCGTCCCCCACGTCATGCGACTGCTCGTCGGCCCCGACCACCGCATCCTGCTCCCGACGAGCGCGCTCGCCGGCGGGGCCTTCCTCGTCGCGGCCGACACCGTCGCCAGGGCCGGCCCCGCCGAGGTGCCGGTCGGCATCGTCACCGCCGCGCTCGGGGCGCCCTTCTTCCTCTACCTGCTGCGCAGCCGGGAGGTGCACGCACTGTGATCGACGTCACCGACCTCACCGTCTCCCGCGGCGACGTCACGGTCTTCTCGGACGTCTCGCTCTCGGTCGCCGACGGCGAGTTCGTCGCGCTCGTCGGCCCCAACGGCGCGGGCAAGACGTCGCTCCTCCAGGCGATCAACGGCGTCCTCGACCCCGAGTCGGGGTCCGTCGCGGTCGACGGCCGCCCCGTCGCGGACTGCTCGGCGCGAGAACTCGGCCGGCTCGTCGCGACCGTCCCGCAGGACACCCACGTCGGCTTCGACTTCACGGTCGAGGACGTCGTCGCGATGGGCCGGACGCCCTACCACACCCGACTCGGGCGGACGGACTACGAGGCGGACCGGCGCCACGTCCAGCGGGCGCTCGATCGGACCAATACCAGGCAGTTCGCCGATCGGTCCGTCGACGGGGTCAGCGGCGGCGAGCGCCAGCGCGTCCTCCTCGCTCGCGCGCTGGCCCAGGACGCCCCCGCGCTCCTGCTCGACGAACCGACGGCCAGCCTCGACGTCAACCACCAGGTCGAGACCCTCTCGCTCGTCGCCGACCTGGCGAACTCGGGGACGGCCACCCTCGCGGCGATCCACGACCTCGACCTGGCCGCCCGCTTTTGCGACCGGATCGTCCTGCTCGCCGACGGCGGCGTCGTCGCGAGCGGCACCCCTGAGTCGGTCCTCGACGCCACGGCTCTGGGCGCCGCCTTCGACGCCGACGCGGCCGTGGCGACTCATCCCACGACGGGGACGCCGACCGTCACCGCACTCGCGGATCGACGCGCGAGCGACCTGACCGTCCACGTCGTCGGCAGCGGCCGAACCGGTGCCCGCGTGATCGCGCGACTCGACGACGCCGGCGTCACCGTCACCGCCGGGCCGCTCCCGGCGGGCGATCTCGCCGCCGAGACGGCGCGGGCCCGGGGGCTGGAGCGCGTGACGGCTCCCGCCTTCACCGCCATCGACACCGAAATCCGAGAGCGGACCTGCCGGCTCCGTGACGACGCCGACCTGACCGTGGCCGCCGATCCCCCGAGCGCCGACGGCGTCGCGGCACTCCTGGACGCGCCGACGCCGGTCGTCACCGTCGACGGTGAACCCGGCGCGAACGGGGCGACGGGAGTCGCGAGCGTCGACGGCATCGTCGGCGCAGTCACGACGCTGGCGACCAGGCGGGAGCTCTCGGCGGACGACTAGTCGATCGCCGGCGGGTCAAGAGCGTCGACCGTCAGTTCAGGAAAGATCGACGGTCAGCACCGGCACCGACGCGTCGGCCACGACCTTCTCGGCGGTGCTCCCGAGGATGTTCTGGGTGTAGTCCTGGCCCTGCGTGCCCATCGTCACGACGTCGATGCCCTCCTCGTCCGCGTAGGCGACGATCTCCTCGGCCGGCGTCCCCCGTCGGATGGCGGTGACCGCCTCCAACCCCGCGGCTTCGAGTCGCTCGGCGACCGACTCGACCGCCTCGGTACCCTCCGCACGCAGGTCCTCCAGCACGTCCGCTTTCATCCCGTCGTCGAGCGTCAGGAACGCCCGGTCGTCCACGACGTAGAGGACGTGAACGGTCGCGCCCTCGGCCGGGGCGGTGTCGATCGCACGGTCGACGACGGCGTCGAACCCCTCTCCGCCGTCGGTCGGGACCAGCATGTCGTCGTACATACCCGGAAATTTTCGCCCGGGCGACACACGCCTTTCGGTCTCGCGCCGCCGCGCCACGGACAGTTTCAGGACGAGAAACTCCGCCCCGGCTTATACCACCCCCGAAGCGGTGGTTCCGGTATGGGATTCGAAATCAACGGTCCGTCCAGCCCGCTCGGAATTGCCCTCTTGGTGCTGGGCGGCCTCGCGCTGGTCGGATACGGCGGGTACAGCTACGTCGAGCAGTCCTCGGCGCTCGACGCGGCGGTCGAGGTGAACGCGACGGTCACGTCGACCGGCGTCGAGGAGGTCGACAAGCGCCGCGGTGTGGCTTACAAACCCCAGGCGACGTTCGAGTACACCTACGAGGGGCAATCCCACACGGCCTCGAACGTCTACCCGGGTCCGCTCAGCCGGGATTTCGGAACCGAGGACGCCGCACGGGAACAGCTCGAAGGGTACGAACAGGAGGACGATGTGACGGCCTACGTGGCACCGGACGCGCCCGGCGAGGCCTTCCTCCTGCGCGAGCGCAGTAACAAGCCCTTCCTCGTTATCGGCATCGGCCTCCTGCTGACCCTGGGGGGGCTGTACTCGGGCCGGAACCGCTGAGAAGCGGGTCAGAGGAGGGTACGTCTCTATATGACCGTCCCGTGTTTCTTGCTCGGGCGATCCTTCTCGACGTCCTCGTAGAAGGCAAAGCGGGCGGCCAGTTCCGTCCGGAGGTCGCTGGGCGGGATTATCTCGTCGATGACCACCTCGCTGGCCATCCGGTGGACGTCGATGTCCTCGCGGAACTGCTCGCGGAGTTCCCGCTCGCGTTCGGCCCGCTCCTCGTCGTCCTCGATAGCCGCCAGCCGGTTCGCGTAGACCGCGTTGATCGCCGCCTCGGGCCCCATGATCCCGATCTCCCCCGACGGGAGCGCGATGGTGGATTCGGGATCGTAGGCGGGGCCGGACATGGCGTAGATCCCCGCCCCGTAGGCCTTCCGGACGACGACGCACTGCTTGGGCACCGTGGCCGCCGAGGTGGCGTAGATCATTCTTTTGCCCTGTTCGAGGATGCCGTCCTTCTCGACGTCCGACCCGGCCATGAACCCCGGCGTGTCACAGAGGTACATGAGGGGGACGTCGTAGGCGTCGCAGGTCCAGACGAACTGGGCGGCCTTCTCGGCGGCGTCGGGGAAGATGGCCCCGGCGCGGCGGGCTGGCTGGTTGGCGACGATGCCGACCGGCCGACCGTCGACCCGGGCGAAGCCGGTCAGGATCTCCGCGCCGTACTGGGGCCGCAACTCGAAGAACGAGTCGGCGTCGACGACCCGCTCGATGACCCGGGTCATGTCGTAGCCCTTGTTCGGTTCCGCGGGAACGACCGAGTCGATTCCAGTCGGGGATTTCGCCGGCTCGGTCCCGGCCGTTTTCGGCGGTTTCTCGTCGCTGTTGTCCGGGAGGTAGGTGAGCAGTTGCGCGACCAGTTCGCGGGCGTGGGCCTCGTCCTCGGCGATCAGGTCCGCGCTGCCGGTGTGGCGGGCGTGCATCTCCGCGCCGCCCAGGTCCTGCAGGTCGATCTGTTCGCCGGTGACCATCTCGACCATCCGCGGGCTGGCGATGGCCATCGCGCTCACGTCCCGGACCATCACGGTGAAATCTGCGAAGATGGGGGTGTAGGCCGCGCCGGCGATGCAGGGGCCGTAGAGGACGCAGATCTGCGGCACGCGGCCCGAGAGCCGCGAGTGGTTGTAGTAGTATTTGCCGATCCCCTCGCGGTTGGCGAAGAAGCCCGACTGCTGGTCGATCCGGCCCCCCGAGGAGTCCATCAGGTAGAGGACGGGCTTGCCGGTCTTCAGCGCGCGCTGTTGCATCCGGAGGAACTTCTCGACGCCTTTCTCGGCCATGCTTCCGGCTTTCACGGTGAAATCGTTGGCCATGAAGTGGAGGTCCCGGTCCTCGAACTCCGCGGCGCCGGTCAGCAGGCCGTCGGCGGGGAGGCGGTCGCCGTCTTCTTTGCCGTGGAATGCATCGAAGTTCGCGAACTTCCCGTCCTCGAAGGCCACCCCGTCATCCCCGAACCAGAGATCGAGCCGGTCGCGGACGAACAGCTTCCCCTGCTCCTCGAGGCGGTCGCGGTACTTCTCGGGGCCGCCCGCTTCGATGTCTTCGATCTCCTCGCGCAGGCGACGCTCCCGGTCGGTCGGCCCGAGATCTTCGGCATCTCCGGGCTCGCCGCCGTCCGAACCGTCGCTCGCGGAGTGGGTGAGCGCGGGTTCGGAGGCGTCGCCGACGTAGAGTTCGACCGTGTCCTCGACGTGCTGGGCGAGCGCCTCGGCGATGGCAGCGATCTCGTCGTCGTCGGCGCCCCCCGGGATGCGGACCTTCATTGGCCACGACTGTGTCCAGCGGCGTGAAACCGTTTTCCCCCGTCACGTGACGCGACCGCAGCCCGATAGCGGCGCGGCTGCCGCCACCGGTACCGTCACAACGCCGGCGCGAGACACGGAGATATGACCGAGGACGCGGACGACTCCGAACGGGACCGACGACTCGTCGCGGGCTGGCAGGGCCGTTTCTTCGAGGACTTCAGCGTCGGCGACGTCTACAAACACCCCTACGGCCGGACGGTGACCGAGACCGACAACGTCTGGTTCACCAACCTGACGATGAACGCCAACCCGATGCACTTCAACGAGGCCTACGCTGCCGAGACGGAGTTCGGCGAGCGCCTCGTCGACGGCACCTTCGTCATCGCCCTCGTCGTCGGGATGAGCGTGATCGACGTCTCCGCGAACGCGACGGCGAATCTCGGCTACGACGACGTGCGCCACCACGCCCCGGTGTTCCACGGCGATACCCTGTTCGCCGAGAGCGAAGTGCTCGACAAACGGGAGTCCGAATCGAGGGAGCACGTCGGCCTCGTGACCACGGAACTCCGGGCGTTCAACCAGGACGACGAACTGGTGCTCTCCCTGGAGCGGACGCCGATGGTACTCAAACGCGAGTTCGCCGAGCCCTCCGCGGCGGCGCCGACGGGGTGGCCAGATGGCATCGGCACCCAGCCGGAGGACCTGCAGTGACCCCGCCGTCACGGATCGAGGGCGACCTCCCGGTCGTCGACGCCGCGACGGCCGCTGCCGGGATCGACGCCGACGCGACCGTCCTGACCAGCGGGTTCGGCAGCGTCGGCTACCCCAAGGCGGTCCCCCTTGCGCTGGCCGAATCCGACCGGGACCTCTCGCTGACGGTCGTCAGCGGGGGGAGCGTCGGGAAGGAGATCGACGTGGCGCTCGTCGAGGCCGACGCCATCGAGCGACGGTTCCCCTACCAGGCCAGACCGCCGGCCCGCGAGGCCGTCAACGACGAGTCGATCGCCTTCGCCGACCGGCACATCGCGACGCTGGCCGACGAGGTTGCCTTCGGCGGGCTCGCCGACCCCGACGTGGCCGTGGTCGAGGCGGTCGCCGTCGGCGCGGACTGGCTGGTCCCCTCGACCTCGCTCGGGCACACCGCGGCGTGGGTCGAGCAGGCCGACGAGTTGATCGTCGAAGTCAATCGCGCGCAGCCGCGGGACCTCGCCGCGTTCCACGACGTGTATCGGCCCGAAAATCCGCCGGACCGCGACCCCGTACCGCTCTCGGAGCCGGGCGAGCGCATCGGCGAGTCGCGGATCCGGTTCGACCCCGAAGACCTGACCGCCGTCGTCGAGACCGAGCGCCGCGACGAGCCCTACGAGTTCCGCGATCCGACCGACGCCGACGGGGCGATCGCGGCTCACCTCCGGGAGTTCCTCGAGGCGGAAGTCGAGCGGTCGCCCATCTGTACCGACTCGGTGCGCCTCCAGTTCGGCGTCGGTAGCCTCGGCAACGCCCTGATGGGTGCGCTGGGGGACGCGGACTTCGGCGACCGCGACCTCGTGTACTTCGGGGAGGTGATCCAGGACGGCCTGCTCGACCTGCTCGACGACGGACGCCTGCGGTCGGCCAGCGCAACCTCGCTGGCCCTCTCGGAAGCAGGGCAGGACCGCCTGTTCGCCGACGCCGACCGCTACGCCGAGGACGTGGTACTCAGACCCGCCGACGTCTCGAACCGGGCCGCCCTGATCGACCGGATGGGAGTGATCGCGGTCAACAGCGCCCTCGAAGTCGACGTGTACGGGCACGTCAACTCCACGCACGTCGACGGGTCGCGGGTGCTCAACGGGATCGGTGGGAGCGCCGACTACACGCGCAACGCCGCGCTGTCGGTGATCGCGCTCCCGTCGACGGCCGCCGGCGGCGACCTCTCACGGGTCGTCCCGATGGTCCCCCACGTCGATCACACCGAACACGACGTCGACGCCGTCGTCACCGAACACGGCGTGGCCGACCTCCGGGGAACCAGCCCGCGGGAACGCGCCCGCCTGCTGATCGAAAACTGCGCCGACCCGGACTACCGCGAGCGACTGGAGGCGTACCTCGACCGCGCGCTCGACGGTGGTGGCCACGAACCGCACGACCTCGATGCGGCCTTCGACTGGACGGGGTGAGAAAAGCAGCGACGGACGCTACGCGAGCGCGGCTTCGAGCCGCTCGATCAGTTCCGTATTGCCGACGTGGACGGGGACGCGCTGGTGGAGTTCGTCGGGTTCGACCTCCAGCAGCGACTGCTCGCCGTCCGACGACCGCCCGCCTGCGCACTCGACGATGTGGGCGATCGGGTTGCCCTCGAACTGCAGGCGGAGTTTGCCGTTCTCGGCCGAGGTAAGTGAGGGATAGGCGAAGATGCCGCCGTACTCGATGACCTGGCTGACGTCGCCGATCATCGCGCCGCCGTAGCGAAGTTTCAGTTCGTCTTCGATTTCGCGGACGAACGCCTCGAAGTCCTCGTGCCAGTCCGGGACGCGGCCACCGAAGCCGTAGACGACCGGATCATCCGGAATGGTCACGTCCTCGTCGACGACGCGCCGCTCGACGCCGTCGTCGGTCTCCTCGACGACGGACTCGGTCACGGTGCCCTCGCGGGCCAGTACGAACGTCGTGATCGGGCCGTAGAGGACGTAGCCCGAGGCGACGAGCGCCGACCCGGGCGCGGGGATCGGCTCGTCGTACACCGCGACGATGGTCCCCATGACGTTGTTGGACTTCAGGTTCGAGGAGCCGTCGAGCGGGTCGCAGGCGACGTGGAAGTCCCCCTGGCCGCTCTCGACGACGTCCTCGCGCTCCTCGCTGGCGTAGCTGGCTACGCCGTCGATGGCGAGCAGGCGCTCTTCGAGTAACTGGTCGGCGTGGAGGTCGGCCGCCAGCATCTGCTCACCCGAGGGGTTCTCGTCGGTCTCGTACTCGCGTCTACCGGTCAGGCCGGCCCGGACCTCCGGGGCGGTCTCGGCGACGGCGTCGACGATCCGCGAGACTGCGTCGCGCATCTATTCGGCTTCGGGGGCCGCGCCCTCCGCGGCCGCGAGGGCGGCCTCGACGGAGGACTCCTCGAAGATCACCTGCTCCAGGGCGTCGAGGATGCGCTCGGGGTTCTCGCGCTGGAAGACGTTCCGGCCGACCGCCAGTCCCGCGCCGCCGGCGTCGATGACGCTCTTGACGTTCGAGAGGAACTCCTCGTCCGAGCGCTTCGAGCCGCCGGACATGACGACTTTCGTCTTGCCGGCCATTCTGACTGCTTCTTCCATCGCGTCCTGACTGCCGGGGTACTTGACCTTCGCCACGTCCGCACCCAGTTCCAGGCCCAGGCGGGCGGAGTAGGCGATGCTCTCGGGGGTCTTGGCGTTCCGGAGGCCCTGGCCGCGCGGGTAGGACCACATGACGACGGGCATGTCGTACTCGCGGTGGGCCCGCTCCTGGGCGTCGCGGAACTCCTCGACCATCTCGATCTCGTGGTTCGAGCCACCGTAGACGGTGAAGCCGATCGAGTCGGCGCCGACCTCGTGGGCGTAGTCGACCGTCCAGTTCACGGCGGAGTTGGGCTCGCCGCGCCAGAGGTTCGACGTGCCGTTTAGTTTCGCCAGCAGGTCCACGTCGTCCTCGTAGGAGGGGTAGTACGCTTCAGCGACGCCCTTCTGGACCGCGAGGGAGGTCACCGCGTCGTGGGTCGCCACGTCGAAGACGCGCTGGGGGTCCGCGCTCTCCGGTACGTCCTCGAAGTCGACCGGGCCGTGCTCCAGGCCGTGGTCGTACGCCAGGATCAGCACCTTCCCGTCCCGGGTCAGGGGGCTGTCGTCGATAGGGATCATCTCACCTCTTTCTCCCCCACGTTCGCTAATAATTGTGTTGGAGACGCCCGCGCGGGAGTTCACTCTGCTCCGAGTGAACGACCGGGCTCGGGTCGGCGCGGGACTGGTCATCGAAGCGGCAGGTGACGCTACACTTACCCACGCCGCGGTCGGAGTGACCCCATGCGCGAATTCGACGAGATCGAGACCTGGGGCGTCGTCGGCGCGGGAACCATGGGCCACGGCATCGCACAGGCGGCGGCCACAAGCGGCTACGACGTCGTCATGCGCGACGTCGAGGACGACCTCGTCCAGCAGGGACTGGAAGGCATCGAGTCCAGCCTCTCCCGGTTCGAGGAGAAGGGCAAATTCTCCAGCGAGGAGGCCGAGGCCGCACGGAACCGCGTGACCGGCACCACCGACCTCGCGGACCTCGCGGAGTGTGATTTCGTCGTCGAGGCCATCGTCGAGAACATGGACATCAAACGGGACGTGTTCGCGGACCTGGACGACACAGTTCCGGAGGACGTGGTGCTGGCCACCAACACCAGCACCCTCTCGATCACCTCCATCGCGAGCGCGACCGAGCGCGCGGACCTGATCGTCGGTCTGCACTTCATGAACCCCGTCCCGCTGATGGAGGGCGTCGAGGTCGTCGTCGGCGAGCGGACCAGCGAGGAGACGGTCCAGCTGGCCCACGACCTGGCCGAAGACGTGGGCAAGACCACCTGGGAGTCAGACGATAAGCCCGGGTTCGTCACGAACCGCGTCCTGATGCCCTGGATCGCAGAGGGCATCCGGGCCTTCGACGAGGGCGTCGCCGACAAGGCCGACATGGACCGCGGGATGAAACTCGGCACGAACGTCCCGATGGGCCCGCTCGAACTCGCCGACCACATCGGCCTGGACATCTGTCTGGACGCGATGGAGACGCTCCACGTGGAACTCGGCGACCGCTACCAGCCCCCCTACCTCCTCAAGCGGAAGGTCGAGGCCGGCGACCTCGGCAAGAAATCGGGGAAGGGATTCTACGACTACGAGGAATAGGACGCGCCGAAACTTTTTGTTTCCGAGTACACGTACATACACGTATGGGGACGAAGACGATCTCGCTCGCCGACGACGCGTACGAGCGCCTGAAGGCGGAAAAACGAGAGGACGAGAGCTTTAGCGACGTAGTCCGGCGGCTGACCGAAGGCGTCGAACTGGCCGAGTACTACGGTGTACTCGACGGGGAGACGGGTGAAGAACTCGCGGACGTCGTCGAATCGAGGCGAACGGAGCGCTCGGCGGAACACGACGACCGGGTCCGCGACGTCGCCGAGCAGTTCGACGGATGATTCTCGATACGTCGTTTCTCGTCGACGTGTTGCGGGGGGAGGAGGGAATCGACGAACTGCTGCAAACCGTCGACCGGAGTGGGCCGGCTCAGGTCAGTTCAGTCACGATCATGGAACTCTGGGAGGGGATTCACCTCGCTGATTCGTCAGGTGAGGAAAAACAGGTCGTCAGAGAGCTCCTGGAAGGGGTACACGAACTCCCGTTCGATCGCGAGTGTGCGATGGAGGCGGGTGCTATCAGCGCGGGTCTCCGACAGTCCGGACAGCAAATCGAAACCGCCGACGTGCAGATCGGTGCGGCCGCCCGTGTTTACGACGTCCCGGTCGTTACGAACAACGCCGATCACTTCGAGCGCATCGACGGCATCGAAGTGGTTCCTTACTGACGGAGAAATTACCCCTCGTCCAGCGCCCGTTCCAGCGATTTCACGTCCGCCAGCAGGGACTCGAACTCCTCGCTCACGTCCGCGCGGTCGCCGAACTGCAGTTCTGCGCGTTCCCTGAGTTCCACGGCGTCGCGCTCCAGGTCCTCGACCTGTGCCTGCAACTCGTCACGGCGTTCCAACAACTCCGCGACCTGCGCCGCCAGTTCGTCGAGATCCGCCTCCCCCACGAGATCGTACTCGTCGTAGAGGCCGGAGCCGATGGCGCCGTGGCCGGAGCCGGTCACTTCGTAGACGGTCCCTCCGTCGACTTCCGTCTCGGTGACGAGTCCGAGCGTCGAGAGCTGCTGACACCGGTTCGCGACGCGCTCGCGGTCCAGTCCGGTCGCGTCGACGAGCGCGTCCAGCCCGGCCCCGTCGCGTTCGTCGATCGCGCGCAACGCCGTGACGGCGGCCCAGTCCAGCACGTCCGAGAGCTCCGAGATCGTCGGCATACCTCCGGGGAGTCGGCCCGGCGGGGTAAGCGTTAATATCGCCCGTCTCGCGCCACGGCGCGGGTGGCGGTCGCCTTGAACGTCGAGACGACAGCGGTTCCGGGCGCCAGAGCCAGGCGCTCTACGCTCTCCGCGGTCACGAGCGCGGTGAGGGAGACGTCCGGATCGACGGCGATCGCGACGCGTGCGAGCGTCTCCCCGCGGTCGACCGATTCGACAGTTCCGTCGAACCGGTTGCGAGCGCTCGTGCCGCCCGGTTCGGGAGCCTCGGTTGGTCGGTTCAGCGTCACCGCGTCCGCCCGGATCGTGACGGCGACGTCGGTGCAGTCGGGGGGCGTCACAGCCCGGATTCTCCCGGCAGGGGTCTCGACGGTGGCGAGTTCCCCGTCGCGTTCGACGACCGTCCCGGAGACGACCGTGCGCTCGGCCTCGGCCACGCCGGCGAACTCGGCCCGGAGGCGGTCGAACGTCGCCAGCAACTCCCGCGCCCGGTCGGTGAGTTCGCTCCCGCCCCCGCCACCACCGCCGCGACTGCGTTCGACCAGCGGGCCGAACGCCTCCTCCAGTTCGACGACGCGGCGCTGGGCGTGCGCGTAGGAGCGGTCCAGCCGATCGGCGGCGGCGTTCAGCGATCCGTGCTCGGCGATAGCCGCCAGCAACTCCCGGTCCCGGCG
Above is a genomic segment from Halorientalis sp. LT38 containing:
- a CDS encoding class I fructose-bisphosphate aldolase, coding for MIPIDDSPLTRDGKVLILAYDHGLEHGPVDFEDVPESADPQRVFDVATHDAVTSLAVQKGVAEAYYPSYEDDVDLLAKLNGTSNLWRGEPNSAVNWTVDYAHEVGADSIGFTVYGGSNHEIEMVEEFRDAQERAHREYDMPVVMWSYPRGQGLRNAKTPESIAYSARLGLELGADVAKVKYPGSQDAMEEAVRMAGKTKVVMSGGSKRSDEEFLSNVKSVIDAGGAGLAVGRNVFQRENPERILDALEQVIFEESSVEAALAAAEGAAPEAE
- a CDS encoding 3-hydroxyacyl-CoA dehydrogenase family protein; protein product: MREFDEIETWGVVGAGTMGHGIAQAAATSGYDVVMRDVEDDLVQQGLEGIESSLSRFEEKGKFSSEEAEAARNRVTGTTDLADLAECDFVVEAIVENMDIKRDVFADLDDTVPEDVVLATNTSTLSITSIASATERADLIVGLHFMNPVPLMEGVEVVVGERTSEETVQLAHDLAEDVGKTTWESDDKPGFVTNRVLMPWIAEGIRAFDEGVADKADMDRGMKLGTNVPMGPLELADHIGLDICLDAMETLHVELGDRYQPPYLLKRKVEAGDLGKKSGKGFYDYEE
- a CDS encoding antitoxin VapB family protein, with amino-acid sequence MGTKTISLADDAYERLKAEKREDESFSDVVRRLTEGVELAEYYGVLDGETGEELADVVESRRTERSAEHDDRVRDVAEQFDG
- a CDS encoding PIN domain-containing protein, producing the protein MILDTSFLVDVLRGEEGIDELLQTVDRSGPAQVSSVTIMELWEGIHLADSSGEEKQVVRELLEGVHELPFDRECAMEAGAISAGLRQSGQQIETADVQIGAAARVYDVPVVTNNADHFERIDGIEVVPY
- a CDS encoding TOBE domain-containing protein, with translation MDVSPDFDVQLGREGVALGRRDRELLAAIAEHGSLNAAADRLDRSYAHAQRRVVELEEAFGPLVERSRGGGGGGGSELTDRARELLATFDRLRAEFAGVAEAERTVVSGTVVERDGELATVETPAGRIRAVTPPDCTDVAVTIRADAVTLNRPTEAPEPGGTSARNRFDGTVESVDRGETLARVAIAVDPDVSLTALVTAESVERLALAPGTAVVSTFKATATRAVARDGRY